One stretch of Daphnia pulicaria isolate SC F1-1A chromosome 8, SC_F0-13Bv2, whole genome shotgun sequence DNA includes these proteins:
- the LOC124310875 gene encoding probable phosphorylase b kinase regulatory subunit beta isoform X1: protein MEKMLLKRQAYLASHTGHGSTNGNPISAASEKIHFGGVLGPYQEPVSTGSSDLDVDTCLKINNYEDTVRQLDMYYGLVKRQLLHYQSPTTGLFPAQTVDKEVGSVRDSIYCASAIWSLYQAYRRIDDDRGKSYELGQSAVKCFRGILRCWLQVANKVEAFKKNQVAQNALFTRYHLQTGQVLTKDQDPCMDNHLQLDVVSLYLLFLVQIIQSGLQVIYTMDEVIFIQNLVYYVERAYRTPDFGLWQRGSKYNDGTPEIHASSIGMAKAALEAINGCNLFGEKGSSVSVIYVDIDAHNRNRSIFETLLPRESSSKNTDASLLPTISWPCFATHDDVLYNRTKSKIIRRLKGSFGFKRFLRDGYGTAVEDINRRYYNEGETRDFENIESEWPIFYLYMMIDGFFKGLPEQVEEYKRLLKARVRHDHRGDPVIPKYFYVPQESVDYEKMEPGSQMRHPSDEGGSHNLFLWGQSLYITASLLAEGLVHVNELDLIRRYLPSYNRPRKMGGRYSAFQSKHGTASDLVVQIVLIAESMRLQAMMGTYGIQTQTPHEVEPVQIWPPKELVKVYEHLGLSKRLGLQGRPTRPIGALGTSKIYRISGQTVLCYPLIFEVSDFYLSHDMSLLIDDIKTELHFVGRYWRLSGRPTVCILIREEHMRDPQFKEMLELLAMLKKGHCDGLKVRTGRLQNLISSSCIEHLDFMNQVDLKELNIQPFGQVHHDYIGYQSLTDVPKALQYSEAEFDFTQFNKLNSTAELIDSLRCVEGLHTQAYILGVIQRREHPEFVIDNLTVRERLIHVKRLAGSLRHWSAVRLSSALLFQLVDSISPFITTVLVNGKQLTVGVVGGVEVVLDKPMTPSEIHEAIYRHCPVDDPVQAVLQQEVLLYCGRLIATHPNYFSGILKIRVGWILHAIRLYLAVPTDTDEDCNHEPLESRSPSEIRRLLLRVLHLKNLTADDNQFGLQLTPYKRRQIEGCLARVPEGFYQKVWNVLKKTPGGIVVQGHMLAQEPTLSHMTMSELNFSLLVEDMLFKIVRPEYRQLVVELLCIVNTILLRNPELRFKMKLDLDFVISEALAMFLKDFGTEIDTKISSNDGTHKKSSIDPGLTQFYNATAATTNGYLARAVVNTVLRGDLGTECIDDSEESCRVS, encoded by the exons ATGGAAAAAATGCTCCTCAAAAG ACAGGCATACCTGGCCAGTCATACAGGCCACGGATCAACAAATGGAAATCCCATTTCAGCTGCATCAGAAAAGATTCATTTTGGAGGTGTTCTTGGACCCTATCAAGAACCTGTAAGCACAGGTTCCAGTGATTTGGATGTTGATACCTGcttgaaaataaacaattatgaGGACACAGTGCGTCAGCTCGATATGTACTATGGGCTCG TTAAGCGGCAGCTATTACACTATCAAAGCCCTACCACCGGGTTATTTCCTGCCCAGACTGTTGACAAAGAAGTTGGTAGTGTGCGAGATTCTATTTATTGCGCGTCAGCCATTTGGAGCTTATACCAAGCTTACCG GCGGATAGATGATGATCGCGGTAAATCATACGAACTTGGACAGTCAGCTGTCAAATGTTTTCGTGGGATCTTGCGTTGTTGGTTGCAAGTCGCTAACAAAGTAGAggcttttaaaaagaatcaagTGGCACAGAATGCATTGTTCACTCGATATCACCTGCAGACTGGCCAAGTTCTTACAAAAGATCAGGACCCGTGCATGGACAACCATTTGCAG TTGGACGTCGTTTCTCTGTATCTTCTCTTCCTCGTGCAAATAATCCAGTCAGGCCTTCAGGTTATTTACACCATGGATgaagttatttttattcagaaCCTCGTTTACTACGTCGAACGGGCATATCGCACACCTGATTTTGGATTGTGGCAAAGAGGTTCAAAGTACAATGACGGCACTCCTGAAATACATGCCAG TTCAATTGGAATGGCCAAGGCTGCGCTAGAAGCAATTAATGGTTGCAATCTCTTTGGTGAAAAGGGCTCGTCTGTTTCCGTAATTTACGTCGACATTGACGCGCATAATCGCAATCGATCTATTTTTGAAACACTTCTTCCGAGAGAATCAAGTTCCAAG AACACAGATGCTTCTCTACTGCCAACTATCTCTTGGCCATGTTTCGCAACCCATGATGATGTCCTTTATAACCGGACCAAGTCAAAGATAATTCGCCGGCTTAAAGGTAGCTTCGGGTTCAAACGCTTTCTTCGGGACGGCTACGGAACAGCTGTGGAAGATATAAACCGTCGTTATTACAATGAAGGCGAAACACGA GATTTTGAAAACATAGAATCGGAATGGCCAATCTTCTATCTTTACATGATGATTGACGGATTTTTCAAA GGCTTACCAGAACAAGTTGAAGAATACAAAAGGCTACTTAAGGCACGAGTAAGGCATGATCATAGAGGTGATCCTGTCATCCCAAAATACTTTTACGTCCCTCAAGAATCAGTGGATTACGAGAAAATGGAGCCAGGAAGTCAGATGCGCCACCCTTCCGATGAAGGGGGTTCACACAACTTGTTTCTGTGGGGCCAATCGCTTTACATTACTGCTTCCTTACTGGCCGAAGGACTTGTCCATGTCAATGAACTTGACCTCATCCGTCGATATCTTCCATCGTATAACCGTCCTAGGAAAATGGGTGGCAGATATTCGGCCTTTCAG AGTAAACAC GGTACTGCCAGCGATTTGGTGGTGCAGATCGTCTTGATAGCCGAATCTATGCGGCTTCAAG CAATGATGGGCACTTATGGTATTCAAACACAGACACCACACGAAGTTGAGCCAGTACAAATTTGGCCTCCTAAAGAGCTGGTCAAAGTCTACGAGCATCTTGGCTTGTCAAAACGATTAGGACTACAG GGTCGCCCTACTCGTCCGATTGGAGCCCTAGGCACTAGCAAAATTTATCGAATCTCTGGACAAACGGTTCTTTGCTACCCACTTATCTTCGAAGTCTCAGATTTCTACTTGTCACATGATATGTCTCTACTGATCGATGATATCAAAACGGAATTGCACTTTGTTGGGCGTTACTGGCGACTTTCAGGACGTCCAACGGTGTGCATTCTGATTAGAGAAGAACACATGCGAGATCCGCAGTTTAAGGAGATGTTAGAATTATTAGCGATGTTAAAAAAAGGTCACTGTGATGGTCTCAAAGTCCGCACTGGAAGACTTCagaatttgatttcatcatCCTGTATAg AACATTTGGATTTCATGAACCAAGTCGACTTGAAAGAGTTAAACATACAGCCGTTTGGTCAGGTTCATCATGATTACATTGGTTACCAAAGTCTCACTGATGTGCCAAAAGCACTTCAGTATTCAGAGGCAGAATTCGACTTCACGCAGTTCAACAAGCTAAATTCTACTGCAGAACTTATCGACTCATTACGCTGCGTTGAAGGGCTACACACACAAGCCTACATCTTAGGAGTAATTCAGCGGAGGGAGCACCCAGAATTTGTTATTGACAATTTAACTG TTCGCGAGCGCCTGATTCACGTCAAGCGACTTGCAGGCTCACTTCGTCACTGGTCGGCTGTGCGCTTGTCCTCGGCGCTACTTTTCCAACTTGTCGATTCCATTTCACCGTTCATCACCACGG TATTGGTCAATGGAAAGCAGCTCACTGTCGGAGTTGTTGGCGGTGTCGAAGTCGTACTAGATAAACCCATGACTCCTAGCGAAATCCAT GAAGCTATCTACCGCCATTGCCCTGTGGATGACCCTGTCCAAGCTGTTTTACAACAAGAAGTTTTACTTTACTGTGGACGACTGATTGCTACCCACCCTAATTATTTTTCTGGAATACTTAAAATTCGAGTCGG TTGGATATTACATGCTATTCGGTTATACTTGGCTGTACCAACGGATACGGACGAGGACTGCAATCATGAACCATTGGAGAGTCGTAGTCCCAGTGAGATTCGTCGGTTACTCCTTCGGGTACTGCATCTTAAGAACTTGACCGCAGATGATAACCAATTCGGTTTGCA ACTCACGCCATACAAGCGCCGCCAAATTGAAGGATGCCTTGCTCGAGTCCCAGAAGGGTTCTATCAAAAAGTATGGAATGTCTTGAAGAAAACGCCGGGTGGAATTGTCGTTCAGGGGCATATGTTAGCCCAAGAGCCCACTTTATCCCACATGACCATGTCTGAGCTTAATTTCTCCTTGCTAGTTGAAGATATGCTGTTTAAA atcGTTCGTCCTGAATATCGTCAGTTAGTCGTCGAATTACTTTGTATCGTCAATACTATCCTTTTGCGAAATCCTGAATTACGGTTTAAAATGAAACTTGATTTGGACTTTGTCATTTCTGAAGCTTTAGCTATGTTTCTAAAG GACTTTGGTACAGAAATAGATACGAAAATTTCAAGTAACGATGGTACTCATAAAAAAAGCAGTATTGATCCCGGACTTACCCAATTTTACAACGCGACTGCAGCTACGACAAACGGTTACCTGGCTCGTGCTGTAGTGAACACTGTACTTCGCGGAGATCTTGGAACTGAGTGCATTGATGACTCGGAGGAATCTTGCCGAGTATCATAA
- the LOC124310875 gene encoding probable phosphorylase b kinase regulatory subunit beta isoform X2, with product MLTGIKRQAYLASHTGHGSTNGNPISAASEKIHFGGVLGPYQEPVSTGSSDLDVDTCLKINNYEDTVRQLDMYYGLVKRQLLHYQSPTTGLFPAQTVDKEVGSVRDSIYCASAIWSLYQAYRRIDDDRGKSYELGQSAVKCFRGILRCWLQVANKVEAFKKNQVAQNALFTRYHLQTGQVLTKDQDPCMDNHLQLDVVSLYLLFLVQIIQSGLQVIYTMDEVIFIQNLVYYVERAYRTPDFGLWQRGSKYNDGTPEIHASSIGMAKAALEAINGCNLFGEKGSSVSVIYVDIDAHNRNRSIFETLLPRESSSKNTDASLLPTISWPCFATHDDVLYNRTKSKIIRRLKGSFGFKRFLRDGYGTAVEDINRRYYNEGETRDFENIESEWPIFYLYMMIDGFFKGLPEQVEEYKRLLKARVRHDHRGDPVIPKYFYVPQESVDYEKMEPGSQMRHPSDEGGSHNLFLWGQSLYITASLLAEGLVHVNELDLIRRYLPSYNRPRKMGGRYSAFQSKHGTASDLVVQIVLIAESMRLQAMMGTYGIQTQTPHEVEPVQIWPPKELVKVYEHLGLSKRLGLQGRPTRPIGALGTSKIYRISGQTVLCYPLIFEVSDFYLSHDMSLLIDDIKTELHFVGRYWRLSGRPTVCILIREEHMRDPQFKEMLELLAMLKKGHCDGLKVRTGRLQNLISSSCIEHLDFMNQVDLKELNIQPFGQVHHDYIGYQSLTDVPKALQYSEAEFDFTQFNKLNSTAELIDSLRCVEGLHTQAYILGVIQRREHPEFVIDNLTVRERLIHVKRLAGSLRHWSAVRLSSALLFQLVDSISPFITTVLVNGKQLTVGVVGGVEVVLDKPMTPSEIHEAIYRHCPVDDPVQAVLQQEVLLYCGRLIATHPNYFSGILKIRVGWILHAIRLYLAVPTDTDEDCNHEPLESRSPSEIRRLLLRVLHLKNLTADDNQFGLQLTPYKRRQIEGCLARVPEGFYQKVWNVLKKTPGGIVVQGHMLAQEPTLSHMTMSELNFSLLVEDMLFKIVRPEYRQLVVELLCIVNTILLRNPELRFKMKLDLDFVISEALAMFLKDFGTEIDTKISSNDGTHKKSSIDPGLTQFYNATAATTNGYLARAVVNTVLRGDLGTECIDDSEESCRVS from the exons ATGCTGACTGGCATCAAAAG ACAGGCATACCTGGCCAGTCATACAGGCCACGGATCAACAAATGGAAATCCCATTTCAGCTGCATCAGAAAAGATTCATTTTGGAGGTGTTCTTGGACCCTATCAAGAACCTGTAAGCACAGGTTCCAGTGATTTGGATGTTGATACCTGcttgaaaataaacaattatgaGGACACAGTGCGTCAGCTCGATATGTACTATGGGCTCG TTAAGCGGCAGCTATTACACTATCAAAGCCCTACCACCGGGTTATTTCCTGCCCAGACTGTTGACAAAGAAGTTGGTAGTGTGCGAGATTCTATTTATTGCGCGTCAGCCATTTGGAGCTTATACCAAGCTTACCG GCGGATAGATGATGATCGCGGTAAATCATACGAACTTGGACAGTCAGCTGTCAAATGTTTTCGTGGGATCTTGCGTTGTTGGTTGCAAGTCGCTAACAAAGTAGAggcttttaaaaagaatcaagTGGCACAGAATGCATTGTTCACTCGATATCACCTGCAGACTGGCCAAGTTCTTACAAAAGATCAGGACCCGTGCATGGACAACCATTTGCAG TTGGACGTCGTTTCTCTGTATCTTCTCTTCCTCGTGCAAATAATCCAGTCAGGCCTTCAGGTTATTTACACCATGGATgaagttatttttattcagaaCCTCGTTTACTACGTCGAACGGGCATATCGCACACCTGATTTTGGATTGTGGCAAAGAGGTTCAAAGTACAATGACGGCACTCCTGAAATACATGCCAG TTCAATTGGAATGGCCAAGGCTGCGCTAGAAGCAATTAATGGTTGCAATCTCTTTGGTGAAAAGGGCTCGTCTGTTTCCGTAATTTACGTCGACATTGACGCGCATAATCGCAATCGATCTATTTTTGAAACACTTCTTCCGAGAGAATCAAGTTCCAAG AACACAGATGCTTCTCTACTGCCAACTATCTCTTGGCCATGTTTCGCAACCCATGATGATGTCCTTTATAACCGGACCAAGTCAAAGATAATTCGCCGGCTTAAAGGTAGCTTCGGGTTCAAACGCTTTCTTCGGGACGGCTACGGAACAGCTGTGGAAGATATAAACCGTCGTTATTACAATGAAGGCGAAACACGA GATTTTGAAAACATAGAATCGGAATGGCCAATCTTCTATCTTTACATGATGATTGACGGATTTTTCAAA GGCTTACCAGAACAAGTTGAAGAATACAAAAGGCTACTTAAGGCACGAGTAAGGCATGATCATAGAGGTGATCCTGTCATCCCAAAATACTTTTACGTCCCTCAAGAATCAGTGGATTACGAGAAAATGGAGCCAGGAAGTCAGATGCGCCACCCTTCCGATGAAGGGGGTTCACACAACTTGTTTCTGTGGGGCCAATCGCTTTACATTACTGCTTCCTTACTGGCCGAAGGACTTGTCCATGTCAATGAACTTGACCTCATCCGTCGATATCTTCCATCGTATAACCGTCCTAGGAAAATGGGTGGCAGATATTCGGCCTTTCAG AGTAAACAC GGTACTGCCAGCGATTTGGTGGTGCAGATCGTCTTGATAGCCGAATCTATGCGGCTTCAAG CAATGATGGGCACTTATGGTATTCAAACACAGACACCACACGAAGTTGAGCCAGTACAAATTTGGCCTCCTAAAGAGCTGGTCAAAGTCTACGAGCATCTTGGCTTGTCAAAACGATTAGGACTACAG GGTCGCCCTACTCGTCCGATTGGAGCCCTAGGCACTAGCAAAATTTATCGAATCTCTGGACAAACGGTTCTTTGCTACCCACTTATCTTCGAAGTCTCAGATTTCTACTTGTCACATGATATGTCTCTACTGATCGATGATATCAAAACGGAATTGCACTTTGTTGGGCGTTACTGGCGACTTTCAGGACGTCCAACGGTGTGCATTCTGATTAGAGAAGAACACATGCGAGATCCGCAGTTTAAGGAGATGTTAGAATTATTAGCGATGTTAAAAAAAGGTCACTGTGATGGTCTCAAAGTCCGCACTGGAAGACTTCagaatttgatttcatcatCCTGTATAg AACATTTGGATTTCATGAACCAAGTCGACTTGAAAGAGTTAAACATACAGCCGTTTGGTCAGGTTCATCATGATTACATTGGTTACCAAAGTCTCACTGATGTGCCAAAAGCACTTCAGTATTCAGAGGCAGAATTCGACTTCACGCAGTTCAACAAGCTAAATTCTACTGCAGAACTTATCGACTCATTACGCTGCGTTGAAGGGCTACACACACAAGCCTACATCTTAGGAGTAATTCAGCGGAGGGAGCACCCAGAATTTGTTATTGACAATTTAACTG TTCGCGAGCGCCTGATTCACGTCAAGCGACTTGCAGGCTCACTTCGTCACTGGTCGGCTGTGCGCTTGTCCTCGGCGCTACTTTTCCAACTTGTCGATTCCATTTCACCGTTCATCACCACGG TATTGGTCAATGGAAAGCAGCTCACTGTCGGAGTTGTTGGCGGTGTCGAAGTCGTACTAGATAAACCCATGACTCCTAGCGAAATCCAT GAAGCTATCTACCGCCATTGCCCTGTGGATGACCCTGTCCAAGCTGTTTTACAACAAGAAGTTTTACTTTACTGTGGACGACTGATTGCTACCCACCCTAATTATTTTTCTGGAATACTTAAAATTCGAGTCGG TTGGATATTACATGCTATTCGGTTATACTTGGCTGTACCAACGGATACGGACGAGGACTGCAATCATGAACCATTGGAGAGTCGTAGTCCCAGTGAGATTCGTCGGTTACTCCTTCGGGTACTGCATCTTAAGAACTTGACCGCAGATGATAACCAATTCGGTTTGCA ACTCACGCCATACAAGCGCCGCCAAATTGAAGGATGCCTTGCTCGAGTCCCAGAAGGGTTCTATCAAAAAGTATGGAATGTCTTGAAGAAAACGCCGGGTGGAATTGTCGTTCAGGGGCATATGTTAGCCCAAGAGCCCACTTTATCCCACATGACCATGTCTGAGCTTAATTTCTCCTTGCTAGTTGAAGATATGCTGTTTAAA atcGTTCGTCCTGAATATCGTCAGTTAGTCGTCGAATTACTTTGTATCGTCAATACTATCCTTTTGCGAAATCCTGAATTACGGTTTAAAATGAAACTTGATTTGGACTTTGTCATTTCTGAAGCTTTAGCTATGTTTCTAAAG GACTTTGGTACAGAAATAGATACGAAAATTTCAAGTAACGATGGTACTCATAAAAAAAGCAGTATTGATCCCGGACTTACCCAATTTTACAACGCGACTGCAGCTACGACAAACGGTTACCTGGCTCGTGCTGTAGTGAACACTGTACTTCGCGGAGATCTTGGAACTGAGTGCATTGATGACTCGGAGGAATCTTGCCGAGTATCATAA
- the LOC124310875 gene encoding probable phosphorylase b kinase regulatory subunit beta isoform X3 has translation MEKMLLKRQAYLASHTGHGSTNGNPISAASEKIHFGGVLGPYQEPVSTGSSDLDVDTCLKINNYEDTVRQLDMYYGLVKRQLLHYQSPTTGLFPAQTVDKEVGSVRDSIYCASAIWSLYQAYRRIDDDRGKSYELGQSAVKCFRGILRCWLQVANKVEAFKKNQVAQNALFTRYHLQTGQVLTKDQDPCMDNHLQLDVVSLYLLFLVQIIQSGLQVIYTMDEVIFIQNLVYYVERAYRTPDFGLWQRGSKYNDGTPEIHASSIGMAKAALEAINGCNLFGEKGSSVSVIYVDIDAHNRNRSIFETLLPRESSSKNTDASLLPTISWPCFATHDDVLYNRTKSKIIRRLKGSFGFKRFLRDGYGTAVEDINRRYYNEGETRDFENIESEWPIFYLYMMIDGFFKGLPEQVEEYKRLLKARVRHDHRGDPVIPKYFYVPQESVDYEKMEPGSQMRHPSDEGGSHNLFLWGQSLYITASLLAEGLVHVNELDLIRRYLPSYNRPRKMGGRYSAFQGTASDLVVQIVLIAESMRLQAMMGTYGIQTQTPHEVEPVQIWPPKELVKVYEHLGLSKRLGLQGRPTRPIGALGTSKIYRISGQTVLCYPLIFEVSDFYLSHDMSLLIDDIKTELHFVGRYWRLSGRPTVCILIREEHMRDPQFKEMLELLAMLKKGHCDGLKVRTGRLQNLISSSCIEHLDFMNQVDLKELNIQPFGQVHHDYIGYQSLTDVPKALQYSEAEFDFTQFNKLNSTAELIDSLRCVEGLHTQAYILGVIQRREHPEFVIDNLTVRERLIHVKRLAGSLRHWSAVRLSSALLFQLVDSISPFITTVLVNGKQLTVGVVGGVEVVLDKPMTPSEIHEAIYRHCPVDDPVQAVLQQEVLLYCGRLIATHPNYFSGILKIRVGWILHAIRLYLAVPTDTDEDCNHEPLESRSPSEIRRLLLRVLHLKNLTADDNQFGLQLTPYKRRQIEGCLARVPEGFYQKVWNVLKKTPGGIVVQGHMLAQEPTLSHMTMSELNFSLLVEDMLFKIVRPEYRQLVVELLCIVNTILLRNPELRFKMKLDLDFVISEALAMFLKDFGTEIDTKISSNDGTHKKSSIDPGLTQFYNATAATTNGYLARAVVNTVLRGDLGTECIDDSEESCRVS, from the exons ATGGAAAAAATGCTCCTCAAAAG ACAGGCATACCTGGCCAGTCATACAGGCCACGGATCAACAAATGGAAATCCCATTTCAGCTGCATCAGAAAAGATTCATTTTGGAGGTGTTCTTGGACCCTATCAAGAACCTGTAAGCACAGGTTCCAGTGATTTGGATGTTGATACCTGcttgaaaataaacaattatgaGGACACAGTGCGTCAGCTCGATATGTACTATGGGCTCG TTAAGCGGCAGCTATTACACTATCAAAGCCCTACCACCGGGTTATTTCCTGCCCAGACTGTTGACAAAGAAGTTGGTAGTGTGCGAGATTCTATTTATTGCGCGTCAGCCATTTGGAGCTTATACCAAGCTTACCG GCGGATAGATGATGATCGCGGTAAATCATACGAACTTGGACAGTCAGCTGTCAAATGTTTTCGTGGGATCTTGCGTTGTTGGTTGCAAGTCGCTAACAAAGTAGAggcttttaaaaagaatcaagTGGCACAGAATGCATTGTTCACTCGATATCACCTGCAGACTGGCCAAGTTCTTACAAAAGATCAGGACCCGTGCATGGACAACCATTTGCAG TTGGACGTCGTTTCTCTGTATCTTCTCTTCCTCGTGCAAATAATCCAGTCAGGCCTTCAGGTTATTTACACCATGGATgaagttatttttattcagaaCCTCGTTTACTACGTCGAACGGGCATATCGCACACCTGATTTTGGATTGTGGCAAAGAGGTTCAAAGTACAATGACGGCACTCCTGAAATACATGCCAG TTCAATTGGAATGGCCAAGGCTGCGCTAGAAGCAATTAATGGTTGCAATCTCTTTGGTGAAAAGGGCTCGTCTGTTTCCGTAATTTACGTCGACATTGACGCGCATAATCGCAATCGATCTATTTTTGAAACACTTCTTCCGAGAGAATCAAGTTCCAAG AACACAGATGCTTCTCTACTGCCAACTATCTCTTGGCCATGTTTCGCAACCCATGATGATGTCCTTTATAACCGGACCAAGTCAAAGATAATTCGCCGGCTTAAAGGTAGCTTCGGGTTCAAACGCTTTCTTCGGGACGGCTACGGAACAGCTGTGGAAGATATAAACCGTCGTTATTACAATGAAGGCGAAACACGA GATTTTGAAAACATAGAATCGGAATGGCCAATCTTCTATCTTTACATGATGATTGACGGATTTTTCAAA GGCTTACCAGAACAAGTTGAAGAATACAAAAGGCTACTTAAGGCACGAGTAAGGCATGATCATAGAGGTGATCCTGTCATCCCAAAATACTTTTACGTCCCTCAAGAATCAGTGGATTACGAGAAAATGGAGCCAGGAAGTCAGATGCGCCACCCTTCCGATGAAGGGGGTTCACACAACTTGTTTCTGTGGGGCCAATCGCTTTACATTACTGCTTCCTTACTGGCCGAAGGACTTGTCCATGTCAATGAACTTGACCTCATCCGTCGATATCTTCCATCGTATAACCGTCCTAGGAAAATGGGTGGCAGATATTCGGCCTTTCAG GGTACTGCCAGCGATTTGGTGGTGCAGATCGTCTTGATAGCCGAATCTATGCGGCTTCAAG CAATGATGGGCACTTATGGTATTCAAACACAGACACCACACGAAGTTGAGCCAGTACAAATTTGGCCTCCTAAAGAGCTGGTCAAAGTCTACGAGCATCTTGGCTTGTCAAAACGATTAGGACTACAG GGTCGCCCTACTCGTCCGATTGGAGCCCTAGGCACTAGCAAAATTTATCGAATCTCTGGACAAACGGTTCTTTGCTACCCACTTATCTTCGAAGTCTCAGATTTCTACTTGTCACATGATATGTCTCTACTGATCGATGATATCAAAACGGAATTGCACTTTGTTGGGCGTTACTGGCGACTTTCAGGACGTCCAACGGTGTGCATTCTGATTAGAGAAGAACACATGCGAGATCCGCAGTTTAAGGAGATGTTAGAATTATTAGCGATGTTAAAAAAAGGTCACTGTGATGGTCTCAAAGTCCGCACTGGAAGACTTCagaatttgatttcatcatCCTGTATAg AACATTTGGATTTCATGAACCAAGTCGACTTGAAAGAGTTAAACATACAGCCGTTTGGTCAGGTTCATCATGATTACATTGGTTACCAAAGTCTCACTGATGTGCCAAAAGCACTTCAGTATTCAGAGGCAGAATTCGACTTCACGCAGTTCAACAAGCTAAATTCTACTGCAGAACTTATCGACTCATTACGCTGCGTTGAAGGGCTACACACACAAGCCTACATCTTAGGAGTAATTCAGCGGAGGGAGCACCCAGAATTTGTTATTGACAATTTAACTG TTCGCGAGCGCCTGATTCACGTCAAGCGACTTGCAGGCTCACTTCGTCACTGGTCGGCTGTGCGCTTGTCCTCGGCGCTACTTTTCCAACTTGTCGATTCCATTTCACCGTTCATCACCACGG TATTGGTCAATGGAAAGCAGCTCACTGTCGGAGTTGTTGGCGGTGTCGAAGTCGTACTAGATAAACCCATGACTCCTAGCGAAATCCAT GAAGCTATCTACCGCCATTGCCCTGTGGATGACCCTGTCCAAGCTGTTTTACAACAAGAAGTTTTACTTTACTGTGGACGACTGATTGCTACCCACCCTAATTATTTTTCTGGAATACTTAAAATTCGAGTCGG TTGGATATTACATGCTATTCGGTTATACTTGGCTGTACCAACGGATACGGACGAGGACTGCAATCATGAACCATTGGAGAGTCGTAGTCCCAGTGAGATTCGTCGGTTACTCCTTCGGGTACTGCATCTTAAGAACTTGACCGCAGATGATAACCAATTCGGTTTGCA ACTCACGCCATACAAGCGCCGCCAAATTGAAGGATGCCTTGCTCGAGTCCCAGAAGGGTTCTATCAAAAAGTATGGAATGTCTTGAAGAAAACGCCGGGTGGAATTGTCGTTCAGGGGCATATGTTAGCCCAAGAGCCCACTTTATCCCACATGACCATGTCTGAGCTTAATTTCTCCTTGCTAGTTGAAGATATGCTGTTTAAA atcGTTCGTCCTGAATATCGTCAGTTAGTCGTCGAATTACTTTGTATCGTCAATACTATCCTTTTGCGAAATCCTGAATTACGGTTTAAAATGAAACTTGATTTGGACTTTGTCATTTCTGAAGCTTTAGCTATGTTTCTAAAG GACTTTGGTACAGAAATAGATACGAAAATTTCAAGTAACGATGGTACTCATAAAAAAAGCAGTATTGATCCCGGACTTACCCAATTTTACAACGCGACTGCAGCTACGACAAACGGTTACCTGGCTCGTGCTGTAGTGAACACTGTACTTCGCGGAGATCTTGGAACTGAGTGCATTGATGACTCGGAGGAATCTTGCCGAGTATCATAA
- the LOC124311504 gene encoding prefoldin subunit 1-like, whose translation MAKQGQMDLELKKAFAELQQKMVETSQKLKLADLQIETLKRSMTHAQLTDKEISQLPTDTKTYESVGRMFVLKEVTVARTNLENKIKGCEEKVKTLEGTKAYLERSLKESENNIREMIQQRKDANTGDQH comes from the exons atggcaaaacaAGGACAGATGGATCTTGAACTCAAAAAG GCATTTGCTGAACTACAGCAAAAAATGGTCGAGACGTCTCAAAAGCTCAAATTAGCTGATCTACAGATCGAGACGCTCAAAAGAAGTATGACACATGCACAACTAACTGACAAAGAAATAAGTCAACTTCCAACTGATACCAAAACATATGAAAGTGTGGGTCGTATGTTTGTGTTAAAAGAAGTAACTGTAGCACGAACGAACCTTGAGAACAAAATCAAAGGCTGTGAGGAGAAAGTGAAAACACTTGAG GGAACTAAAGCATACTTGGAGCGCAGCTTGAAGGAAAGTGAGAACAACATTAGAGAAATGATCCAACAAAGAAAAGATGCTAACACTGGGGATCAACACTGa